One stretch of Mus pahari chromosome 5, PAHARI_EIJ_v1.1, whole genome shotgun sequence DNA includes these proteins:
- the Fcrla gene encoding Fc receptor-like A isoform X1 yields the protein MKLRCTLTEWALYVCPAVLLATQMLLAAASSETLKCEGPISTEHGSCQAAAEEDEGDEDDGDMTRSSEAGFQFKGYTFSKPFHLSVSYDWLILQGPATSIFEGDTLVLHCRAWQDWPLTQVIFYREGSALAPPGPKSEFSITAVQKSDGGHYHCSGIFRSPGPGSQETASPVAITVQELFTAPVLKALPSSEPQEGGSVTLSCQTKLALQRSASRILFSFYKDGRSLSVRGVSSELKIPKASEGHSGSYWCEVVTEDRQISKQSSQLEIRVQALHKPTASETPPIEARGPLPPPPASSAEKPRFSSPDPHLHHQMQFLLKQMQDVRALLGHLVMELRDLSVYLKPGTTKVADK from the exons ATGAAGCTGAGATGCACACTCACCGAGTGGGCCCTTTATGTCTGTCCTGCTGTGCTCCTGGCAACCCAGATGTTACTGG CAGCTGCCAGTTCAGAGACTCTGAAGTGTGAAGGACCAATCAGCACTGAGCACGGCAGCTGCCAGGCTGCTGCCGAGGAGGACGAGGGTGATGAAGATGATGGCGATATGACTCGATCCAGTGAAGCTGGCTTCCAGTTCAAGGGCTACACATTCAGTAAACCCTTCCACCTCAGCGTGTCCTATG ACTGGCTGATCCTCCAAGGTCCTGCTACATCGATATTTGAAGGAGACACACTGGTTCTGCACTGCCGTGCCTGGCAAGACTGGCCACTGACTCAGGTTATCTTCTACCGAGAGGGCTCAGCCCTGGCTCCTCCTGGACCTAAAAGTGAATTCTCCATCACCGCGGTGCAAAAGTCAGATGGTGGGCACTACCACTGCAGTGGCATCTTCAGGAGCCCTGGTCCTGGGAGCCAAGAGACTGCATCCCCCGTGGCTATCACTGTCCAAG AGTTGTTCACAGCCCCAGTTCTCAAAGCTTTACCTTCTAGTGAGCCCCAAGAGGGAGGCTCAGTAACCCTGAGCTGTCAGACAAAGCTGGCCCTGCAGAGGTCAGCTTCCCGCATCCTCTTCTCCTTCTACAAGGATGGAAGGTCACTGAGCGTCAGAGGAGTCTCTTCAGAACTCAAGATCCCCAAAGCCTCAGAAGGACACTCTGGCTCCTACTGGTGTGAGGTAGTGACTGAGGACAGACAGATTTCGAAGCAGAGCTCACAGCTGGAGATCCGGGTACAGG CTCTTCACAAACCAACTGCTTCGGAAACTCCTCCCATAGAAGCTCGCGGTCCTCTGCCCCCACCACCTGCTTCTTCTGCTGAGAAGCCAAGATTCTCCTCCCCAGACCCCCACCTTCATCACCAGATGCAGTTTCTTCTCAAACAAATGCAAGATGTAAGAGCTCTCCTTGGTCATCTGGTCATGGAGCTGAGGGACTTGTCTGTCTACCTGAAGCCTGGTACCACGAAGGTTGCTGACAAATGA
- the Fcrla gene encoding Fc receptor-like A isoform X2, translating into MKLRCTLTEWALYVCPAVLLATQMLLAASSETLKCEGPISTEHGSCQAAAEEDEGDEDDGDMTRSSEAGFQFKGYTFSKPFHLSVSYDWLILQGPATSIFEGDTLVLHCRAWQDWPLTQVIFYREGSALAPPGPKSEFSITAVQKSDGGHYHCSGIFRSPGPGSQETASPVAITVQELFTAPVLKALPSSEPQEGGSVTLSCQTKLALQRSASRILFSFYKDGRSLSVRGVSSELKIPKASEGHSGSYWCEVVTEDRQISKQSSQLEIRVQALHKPTASETPPIEARGPLPPPPASSAEKPRFSSPDPHLHHQMQFLLKQMQDVRALLGHLVMELRDLSVYLKPGTTKVADK; encoded by the exons ATGAAGCTGAGATGCACACTCACCGAGTGGGCCCTTTATGTCTGTCCTGCTGTGCTCCTGGCAACCCAGATGTTACTGG CTGCCAGTTCAGAGACTCTGAAGTGTGAAGGACCAATCAGCACTGAGCACGGCAGCTGCCAGGCTGCTGCCGAGGAGGACGAGGGTGATGAAGATGATGGCGATATGACTCGATCCAGTGAAGCTGGCTTCCAGTTCAAGGGCTACACATTCAGTAAACCCTTCCACCTCAGCGTGTCCTATG ACTGGCTGATCCTCCAAGGTCCTGCTACATCGATATTTGAAGGAGACACACTGGTTCTGCACTGCCGTGCCTGGCAAGACTGGCCACTGACTCAGGTTATCTTCTACCGAGAGGGCTCAGCCCTGGCTCCTCCTGGACCTAAAAGTGAATTCTCCATCACCGCGGTGCAAAAGTCAGATGGTGGGCACTACCACTGCAGTGGCATCTTCAGGAGCCCTGGTCCTGGGAGCCAAGAGACTGCATCCCCCGTGGCTATCACTGTCCAAG AGTTGTTCACAGCCCCAGTTCTCAAAGCTTTACCTTCTAGTGAGCCCCAAGAGGGAGGCTCAGTAACCCTGAGCTGTCAGACAAAGCTGGCCCTGCAGAGGTCAGCTTCCCGCATCCTCTTCTCCTTCTACAAGGATGGAAGGTCACTGAGCGTCAGAGGAGTCTCTTCAGAACTCAAGATCCCCAAAGCCTCAGAAGGACACTCTGGCTCCTACTGGTGTGAGGTAGTGACTGAGGACAGACAGATTTCGAAGCAGAGCTCACAGCTGGAGATCCGGGTACAGG CTCTTCACAAACCAACTGCTTCGGAAACTCCTCCCATAGAAGCTCGCGGTCCTCTGCCCCCACCACCTGCTTCTTCTGCTGAGAAGCCAAGATTCTCCTCCCCAGACCCCCACCTTCATCACCAGATGCAGTTTCTTCTCAAACAAATGCAAGATGTAAGAGCTCTCCTTGGTCATCTGGTCATGGAGCTGAGGGACTTGTCTGTCTACCTGAAGCCTGGTACCACGAAGGTTGCTGACAAATGA
- the Fcrla gene encoding Fc receptor-like A isoform X3 translates to MKLRCTLTEWALYVCPAVLLATQMLLELFTAPVLKALPSSEPQEGGSVTLSCQTKLALQRSASRILFSFYKDGRSLSVRGVSSELKIPKASEGHSGSYWCEVVTEDRQISKQSSQLEIRVQDPLNSAYASILNPALHKPTASETPPIEARGPLPPPPASSAEKPRFSSPDPHLHHQMQFLLKQMQDVRALLGHLVMELRDLSVYLKPGTTKVADK, encoded by the exons ATGAAGCTGAGATGCACACTCACCGAGTGGGCCCTTTATGTCTGTCCTGCTGTGCTCCTGGCAACCCAGATGTTACTGG AGTTGTTCACAGCCCCAGTTCTCAAAGCTTTACCTTCTAGTGAGCCCCAAGAGGGAGGCTCAGTAACCCTGAGCTGTCAGACAAAGCTGGCCCTGCAGAGGTCAGCTTCCCGCATCCTCTTCTCCTTCTACAAGGATGGAAGGTCACTGAGCGTCAGAGGAGTCTCTTCAGAACTCAAGATCCCCAAAGCCTCAGAAGGACACTCTGGCTCCTACTGGTGTGAGGTAGTGACTGAGGACAGACAGATTTCGAAGCAGAGCTCACAGCTGGAGATCCGGGTACAGG ATCCCTTAAATTCTGCTTATGCCTCCATCTTGAATCCAGCTCTTCACAAACCAACTGCTTCGGAAACTCCTCCCATAGAAGCTCGCGGTCCTCTGCCCCCACCACCTGCTTCTTCTGCTGAGAAGCCAAGATTCTCCTCCCCAGACCCCCACCTTCATCACCAGATGCAGTTTCTTCTCAAACAAATGCAAGATGTAAGAGCTCTCCTTGGTCATCTGGTCATGGAGCTGAGGGACTTGTCTGTCTACCTGAAGCCTGGTACCACGAAGGTTGCTGACAAATGA